A region of the Aphelocoma coerulescens isolate FSJ_1873_10779 chromosome 1, UR_Acoe_1.0, whole genome shotgun sequence genome:
ACAGATACTGTGCACTTTCATATATTAAGTGATGCATGCCATGAGCAATGTTCTTGAGGCTCCTTGGCTGTAAGATACCTTCTGCTGTAATCAATTTGTTAGTGCAAACAGTTCTGAATCTCATTATTTATTGCTCTTCTAATGTCTGCCTTACTCTATATGGAGTCTATTCACTTAAGTAAGCTAGAAATGACAACTGCTTCTCACAGTGCATGTGGATATCCCCTGGTATGAGCACATATGTGGTAGCTTGGCAAGTTGTCTTTTTGCCTGTGTGTGGCTAAGAAATTAAGTCACTTCCCAAAATATTTGAGATCATAAAGATACCTTTTACATTAGACCAATGTAATTCATCATTAACACTTACAAGCACCAGAATCACTTTACCAGACCAGCCTAAAGGTTTGCTGTAATTGGGAGACTTAAAGTGATTCAGTCCTTCAAAAGGAAACATAATTCCTTAATAATAAACCTAATTGTTGTATATTTGAGCGCTGCTCATGGAAATTGTTTTCAATTCAGCATCTAACATACAAAATCTGCATTAAGACTGCAATCTCATCTTTGCTTACTGCAATGCCAGGAGTCAGCATTCATGTAATTGCCTGACCACCCCACCTTTTAGGCCAAGTTGTTTTACacaacagccagcagcagtctcATCCCTTGTCCTTTGCATGAGCAATACATCCCTGGTTTTATCTCTTGTTGTCTTCACCCTGCATTAAGAGATCACTTTCTTGATCCCAAGAGCCTCAATCCTCTCCCATGACCTTGAGAAGGGGAAATTCTAAAGCAGCTCCCAggtgggaggtggtggagtctctTCAGCTGGTGTGACTCTCTGCAGGTTTTGCATGGCTGAGTTGGGATTAtcagggctgctgccagcccagcagctgggcCCCCACATGGGAGCCACGTGCAGTTCAGCAACTGCAGCTTAGTCACAGAGAGAGGCAAGGCAAAAccttgaatcacagaatcctccTCGTCCTGTTACCCACAGCTTTACTTGTAAGAAAATGCCACCTTTGCTGCCCCATAGCACTAGatttcagctgctcttccaccgaaacttttctctttttttagaaTGCAAAGGTAATGGATGCAATACTCATGGCTGCGCTGCACTAATGTAACACTATTTTTGTGACATTACTCATAGTCTAAATCAGCATCACACTGTCTCTTGTGCAACATTTAAACAGTATTGTCTAAACCCATACCAGGAGAAGTTACCAGGAGATCAAAAGGCACACGGGTGAAACTGCACGAGGTGCTTTTGTCTGAGGTTTCACCGGCGTTCCCCAGCAGAGGCTGTAATGTGGTTTCCAGCTGATGGAGTGCAAGGCCAGAAGGGAGTCACACAGCAGAACAGGTTCTCCCTCTCACCCTTGACTTCAGAACAAAACTTTACCATCCAGCACAGGGCACCACATCTTTTGCATTGCGTTAGTCCGACCGTGGAAAGACTGACAAGCCATGTTAGGAAACCAGGGTAATCCCTTCCCCTGTTCCTGACTTTTTTCCTGGCATTTTCCcaagaggggaggggaagaggagtTAAAAACATTATGAAAAGAACAAGCATCGCCAAACTAAAAATTATCCAGCCTTACAAAGTTCTTGTTTACCCCAGAAGAGAAAAACCttctaaaatatgtattttttagcATAGATGTAGGCTGATTATTTTAACTTACACAAATGTCTGCCTACTCCATGTCTGGAGTGCTCATGCTTTACTACAATGTCCTAACAGTTGGGCTGAAAAATAAAGTGCTAGGGAATATTtcaatttaaacaaaaatatcctTGAAGTTGAGAGAAAAattcttctatttttaaaagaaaacaaaccccaaaccaacaccaCTAAACAAGCCCTAAACTTGACGACAATAGTACAAAGTGAAAATCTCAGTATAAAGTGTCTACAGACTTGGCATTCCAGTGCCTGAGAAGAAAACTTACATTATGTAAGGACTTACATATTTATTAAACATTTATCCTCTGTTATATATTGTATCACAATCAGTAAGTGCACTTTAATATCAGAACTTAATATTAGAACACAATATAGACATCCAATTCCGAGGTACTTTACttcagcaaatgaaaaaaaagtagagagaaagaaatcaaTACAATCTGGATAACACAAAACCGATTAATTCCTGGTATCCAAGGAGgattaaaggaaagaaatgcaaGAAACTGGGGAGGCAAGTCTGCCAGACCTATTcggagggagagaaaagaggTCCCCACAGTACATTAAGATACTACCCAAAAAAAGCAAGAGTCATTCCTAGGCTTTGCTCCAACTTCCATGAATCGCTGCCTGCAGAGTAACCATGACTCGCTCTTCTCAGATTTTGTTAAAGAGGCACTGACCTTCAAGCCAACACTCACATAGAGCAACTGCActgtgcagctgggaacagcttaCCAAAACTCAAATGGTTAAATTTAGTATGGTCATTCAAACAGTTTAGATATGCCAAGTTATCATCACTGCCTAATTGCTCCctttgatgggaaaaaaaaggccacAAAAGCCTCTCTCTTGCACACGCAGATTTCTGTATCTATTAAGGCAGCTCTGACtgtaacacagaagaaaaacaggaagaatTCCAGATGTTAAAAATATCATTTAATTAAAGAAAGATAAATCATACCAAAAGTTTAGGTCACTCTGAGTTAAtacatttgcatttattttagaaTATACTCTACATCTGAgtaaaaaagttttaaataaaCTCCAGTACATGTACAACCGTGGGACCCGCCATCTCTCCCATAACAGAGGGATGCTCCTTAGCTCACTGGGTTCCCTCCGGGGTAACAGAAGCAATTTTGTGCTAGTTTCGTTATGTTCATCGGCTTCAGTGGAGCCTCCTTCTCAGCCAGCAATGCCTCCACCTCGTACACGTAGGGGTTCAGCGTCCCCACCCAGGCGGGAACAGCGACCGCTCGCCCCCAACCGTACAATGAAAAAAACACGGGGGGGGGTGTgtcaaaataattaataaactAGTACTGATTAATTTACATCTCTTTCTCTCGCTTGTGCGTTGATAGAAAACCTGCTGCAGTCCTGGGAGCGCGCACGGAAGCCTCGGCCCGGGGCGCTGCCCTCGGCCaccgcagcagcggcagcgccgggcggcGAGCCCCTTGCCCCGCTCCCCCCCGGCGCTCACTGCCCCCAGCTGCTGACGCCGATCTCCTGCTTGTATCTGTTGGTAAGGACGTTGGCCTTGCGGGTGAGCTTGGAGAGGACCGAGTGGAGTCCGCTGAGGTGGTAATGGAACTGCTGCTCCAGGTCCTCCTCCCCCTCGCCCTCCTCGGCGGGCCCGCCGCCCAGCTTGTCCTTCTTGCGGGCGGCCTCCTCGCCCGCCGCCGGCTGCACCACGCCCCACTCGATGTCGTTGCGGATGGACTTGAGCAGCATGTAGTGGCTGTACATGTCCCTGCGGGAGAAGTAGGCGCTGGGATCGCCGGGCGGCAGGGCAGCATCCCGGGGCGGGCACACGGCGCCCGCCGCGTCCagttcctccagcagcagcggcaCGTCGCGCAGCAGGCTGGGCACCATCACCGTCTGGTCCATGTTATTGACGGCGCCGATGAAGCGATTCATGGCGTTGAAGAGGGAGTACTTCTGGCTGTACGAGTCGCAGATCTGCATCATGCTGGCGGCCGGGCAGGCGTGCTCAGCGAGGCGGCTGGGACCGGACCGCGGGGCTCCTCCGGCGGcgacctcttcctcctcctccgcgCTAGCGGCACCGGCCGCCCTCCGCCGCGGGTTGGGCTCGGCGGCTGCTCGCGATcagagtcctgctgggaggcGGTGGCGGAGGCGCCGGGGTTAGGGGCTGCTCTCCCTCCCCCTttacctcctccctcccccagcccgccttCCCGTCCCCTCCCGCCAGcgccctctcctcctcccccgccGCCTTTATCCCCAGCTCCGTGtctttccctcagcctctcGCTCCCCGTCCCTTCTCTCACCCTCCACTCCTCCGCCTGCCCCGCTGCAGCCGCCGGGGCTCGCTGCGGCCGCTCCCCTCCGTACAAAACGAGGCAAAACGCAGAACTCCCCCCGCAATTCCTCCCGGGAACCGGGCGTGGCCGAGGGGATAGCAGACCCCCACCGCGCCAGTAAATTAAAATTCAGGCGGTCCCCAGCCGCCGTGCCGCGGTGATGGCACCCACCGTAATCCGGAGCTGTTTCCCGCCGCCCGTGGCCGCGCTCCCATCCCCGGCGCCGTATTTATAGCGCGTATCTTACAAAAAGGTgttccccagtgccaccccccgCGCCGCCACGCCAGATAaaggcggcgggcggcggccgcgccggCTCCGCCTCTCGCCCCCCACCGGGGGAGGGCGCCGGGAGCACAGCCCGCACCGCGGGCATCCCGAGAGGCTCGGGCCGCGCCGGCCTGGTGCTGGCGGCAGAAACTGCGGGGCTGCGTCCCCAGGGGAGCCGCTGCagtgcggcggcggcggctgcctCGCACCCCAACCCTGGGACAAGGCAACGGCGGCCACGGAACGCTCCCGAGCGCCGGTCCCGCCCCGGGCGGGGATCGCAGCGAGGGGCACCGTGACAGAGCAGCGCTGCGGGCCCTCCCCCCgggccgcgccgggccggggcggggcgagTGACTGACAGGTGATTGACAGCCCTTGCCGCGGGGACACGCGGGCCCCGCGTGCTGCCCGCGTTCTCCCGGCCCGCCCATTGGCTGCCGGGCGCGCGGCGAGCGTGACACGGGCTCCGCCCCCCCGCGCGCCGCGTGCCCCAGCGCCAGTTGGAGCGGGCGGCCGGGCGGGGAGGGCGCGGGGCCCGCGGGCGCTCGGCCAGGCTCGCGTCGCCGCCTCCCAGCAGCGCGCCGAGAGCCGCGGCTCCCCCGCGGCCGTCCCGCGCCGCGCCAGCCCCGGGTCGCGGGGGGAGGTCGGGCAGCCTTTGGGCAGCCTCCGGGCAGCCTTCGGGCAGCctctgggcagcctttgtctgtgtcccggcgctgcgcggggcGGCCGGCATCACCCCACAACCTCACCTCCGGGCCCATCCAATCGGCGCGccgcccggccgccccccgccaATCAGCGAGCTCCGGCAGCAGCCAATGGGAAACgagcaccccccccccccgcacgcCCCCGCCCTGGTAACAGGCGGGTTGGCCGCGAGCGCCGCCGCGGGTCACGTGGGGCCGAGCGGCGCGGAGGGGGGGCGGTTGCCGTGGCAACGCTCGGGCATCACCCGGcggcgccggggccgcggcgggcGGAGCGGCTGCGCGGGCGcgccccgggccccgcccctcccgcgcCGCCGGGGACCGGCGATGCGCACCCGCCGGTAGCCGGCCTCAGAGGGGCGCGGCAGCCCGCCCGCAGCGGCCGCTCGGCCTCCCGCCCTGCTCCCCACAGCTTCGGCGGCGGCCCCGACCCGAAAGCAGGAGGCCGGTTCCCTGGGTGGCAGACCGTCTGTGTGAGGGATGGGAGCGCGGGCAGCTCGTGCGCTGCAGTTACTTGTGATTAAGCAGCAGCCAGAGATACGGAGTGGTATAAAATGATGAGCTGTTAGCAGATAATTca
Encoded here:
- the MID1IP1 gene encoding mid1-interacting protein 1: MMQICDSYSQKYSLFNAMNRFIGAVNNMDQTVMVPSLLRDVPLLLEELDAAGAVCPPRDAALPPGDPSAYFSRRDMYSHYMLLKSIRNDIEWGVVQPAAGEEAARKKDKLGGGPAEEGEGEEDLEQQFHYHLSGLHSVLSKLTRKANVLTNRYKQEIGVSSWGQ